In Helianthus annuus cultivar XRQ/B chromosome 8, HanXRQr2.0-SUNRISE, whole genome shotgun sequence, a single genomic region encodes these proteins:
- the LOC110872454 gene encoding uncharacterized protein LOC110872454 isoform X2: protein MRKRERRDGCELKWVCVQCITTTPSPPQHPPPLYLHRHHHSAMENWIKWRRRCWVRLVMVRFEPGIILQDFPCSESAIRPDLLSCDSCGEHLCLVAQQSGVPSSLLFEISFSDVC, encoded by the exons atgagaaagagagagaggagGGATGGGTGTGAACTGAAATGGGTGTGTGTGCAGTGTATCACCACTACACCGTCACCACCACAACACCCACCACCGTTGTATCTCCACCGTCACCACCATTCAGCGATGGAGAATTGGATAAAGTGGAGAAGACG GTGTTGGGTTAGGCTGGTAATGGTACGGTTCGAACCGGGTATTATTCTGCAGGACTTTCCTTGTTCTGAGTCTGCTATTAGACCGGATCTTCTTAGCTGTGATTCATGTGGAGAACACCTATGTCTTGTGGCTCAG CAATCAGGCGTACCGTCTTCTCTGCTTTTCGAAATCTCATTCAGCGATGTCTGTTAG
- the LOC110872454 gene encoding uncharacterized protein LOC110872454 isoform X1, producing the protein MRKRERRDGCELKWVCVQCITTTPSPPQHPPPLYLHRHHHSAMENWIKWRRRCWVRLVMVRFEPGIILQDFPCSESAIRPDLLSCDSCGEHLCLVAQIYAPISSKMLTQSGVPSSLLFEISFSDVC; encoded by the exons atgagaaagagagagaggagGGATGGGTGTGAACTGAAATGGGTGTGTGTGCAGTGTATCACCACTACACCGTCACCACCACAACACCCACCACCGTTGTATCTCCACCGTCACCACCATTCAGCGATGGAGAATTGGATAAAGTGGAGAAGACG GTGTTGGGTTAGGCTGGTAATGGTACGGTTCGAACCGGGTATTATTCTGCAGGACTTTCCTTGTTCTGAGTCTGCTATTAGACCGGATCTTCTTAGCTGTGATTCATGTGGAGAACACCTATGTCTTGTGGCTCAG ATTTATGCCCCTATTTCCAGCAAGATGTTAACG CAATCAGGCGTACCGTCTTCTCTGCTTTTCGAAATCTCATTCAGCGATGTCTGTTAG